CGTTTCTTTGTTTCGGAGATTATCCGTGAAAAAATATTCCTTAATTATCAGAAAGAAATTCCTTACAGTACCGAGGTAATTGTGAAGAGTTTTAAAGAAGAGGAAATGAAAAATGGCAAAGGTGCCATGATCAGGATTACTGCAGAAATTGTTGTCGAACGCGATTCGCAAAAAAACATTTTAATCGGCACTGGCGGAAGTATGTTGAAAAAGGTAGGTACTGAAGCACGCTTAGAGATCGAGAAATTTTTAGATAGTAAGGTTTTCCTGGAAATGTTTGTGAAAGTAATTCCCGACTGGAGAAGCAAAAAGAATTATTTAAAAAGCTTCGGTTACGATAATTAATTTCGATTTTTAGGGTATGATGAAAAATTTAACATTTCTCTTGCTGTTGATCGGTACGACGGTTTTTGCCCAGGAATCAAACAATGGTAAAAAATTGTGGGCAAAATCTATCCTGAACGAAAAAGCGCCAGACCTGATTGTTGAAAAATGGATTTCAAAGCAGCCTGATACCAAAGGGAAGTTTGTACTGATCGATTTTTGGGCAACCTGGTGCGGACCATGCAGGGCATATATCCCTACATTAAACGATATTCAAAAGAAATATGCCGATAAAATTGTAATTATTGGTGTTTCTGATGAAGCGGCTGAAAAAGTAGAAGCTTTTAATAACCCTAAAATCAACTATTTTGAAGCCATAGATACTAAGGGGACTGTAAAAGATTCGCTCCAGGTTAAAGGCATTCCGCATGCTATACTTATCGATCCGAAAGGAATTGTAAGGTGGGAGGGTTTCCCCTTATTGCAAGGAAATCAATTAACCGAAGAAGTAATAAAAGGACTTTTAGAAAAGTATAAAAATTAATA
The nucleotide sequence above comes from Pedobacter riviphilus. Encoded proteins:
- a CDS encoding TlpA family protein disulfide reductase; amino-acid sequence: MMKNLTFLLLLIGTTVFAQESNNGKKLWAKSILNEKAPDLIVEKWISKQPDTKGKFVLIDFWATWCGPCRAYIPTLNDIQKKYADKIVIIGVSDEAAEKVEAFNNPKINYFEAIDTKGTVKDSLQVKGIPHAILIDPKGIVRWEGFPLLQGNQLTEEVIKGLLEKYKN